A genomic window from Blastocatellia bacterium includes:
- a CDS encoding M14 metallopeptidase family protein: MRTNVSRWTAALLVLLLAAPWALPQTRITTPKEHFGFNIGDDYQLATYSQLLDYWKKLDQESDRMSLVEIGRTAEGRPMVMAIITAPENHRKLDRYKEISRRLALAEDLTDEQARALADEGKAVVWIDGGLHATEVLGAQQLIEMAYQMVSRNDPETLRILRDVILLLVPVNPDGMELVSSWYMREPDPTKRSTGNLPRLYHKYIGHDNNRDFYMVTQPETEAITRIFYHEWFPQIIYNHHQTGPPGTVLFAPPFRDPFNYYLDPLVIVGVEQVGAAMHARFIAEGKPGSTMRSGASYSTWWNGGLRTSAYFHNMIGILTETIGNPTPMEIPFIPERLLPKSDYPAPIAPQRWHFRQSIEYAITANRAILDYASRHREELLLNIYRMGRNSIERGSRDHWTITPKRIAEVQAVVAREVPTRGQTTETPDAPAFGRGAPRVPARYYELLRDPAKRDPRGYIIPSDQPDFLTATKFVNTLIKNGITVHRATRDFQVGGKTYRAGSYVIKTAQAFRPHILDMFEPQDHPDDVPYPGGPPTPPYDNAGWTLAYQMGVVFDRILDGFDGPFEKIVGLAKPPAGRVMTVPNAVGFLLSHQVNDAFIAINRLLREGDEVYWLAQPFTTNGKT; encoded by the coding sequence ATGAGAACGAACGTATCTCGCTGGACGGCAGCTCTGCTCGTCCTGCTGCTGGCAGCCCCGTGGGCGTTGCCGCAAACGCGAATCACGACGCCAAAGGAACACTTCGGCTTCAACATCGGCGATGATTATCAGTTGGCGACTTACAGCCAGTTGCTCGATTACTGGAAGAAGCTCGATCAGGAATCGGATCGGATGAGCCTGGTCGAAATCGGTCGAACCGCCGAAGGGCGACCCATGGTGATGGCCATCATCACGGCTCCGGAGAATCACAGGAAGCTCGACCGATATAAGGAGATTTCTCGACGGCTGGCGCTGGCCGAGGACCTGACTGATGAGCAGGCCCGCGCCCTGGCCGATGAAGGAAAGGCGGTCGTCTGGATTGACGGGGGATTGCACGCCACCGAAGTGCTCGGTGCGCAGCAGCTCATCGAGATGGCCTATCAGATGGTGAGCCGCAACGATCCGGAAACGTTGCGCATCCTCCGGGACGTCATCCTGTTGCTTGTGCCGGTCAATCCCGATGGGATGGAACTCGTTTCCTCCTGGTACATGCGCGAACCCGATCCCACCAAGCGATCCACCGGCAATCTCCCTCGACTCTATCACAAGTATATTGGCCACGATAACAATCGCGATTTCTACATGGTCACGCAACCGGAGACCGAAGCCATTACGCGCATCTTCTATCACGAGTGGTTCCCTCAGATCATCTACAATCACCATCAGACGGGACCGCCGGGAACCGTTCTCTTTGCGCCTCCGTTCCGCGATCCGTTCAATTACTATCTCGATCCGCTGGTCATCGTGGGCGTCGAGCAAGTCGGCGCTGCCATGCACGCGCGGTTTATCGCTGAGGGCAAGCCCGGCTCGACGATGCGCTCCGGGGCTTCCTATTCAACATGGTGGAATGGGGGATTGAGAACGTCGGCCTACTTCCACAACATGATCGGCATCCTCACGGAAACCATCGGGAATCCGACGCCGATGGAAATTCCCTTCATTCCCGAACGACTTCTTCCCAAAAGCGATTATCCCGCGCCGATTGCGCCGCAACGATGGCATTTCCGTCAATCCATCGAGTACGCCATCACGGCCAATCGGGCCATTCTCGATTACGCGTCACGACATCGGGAGGAGTTGCTGCTGAACATTTACCGCATGGGGCGTAACTCCATTGAGCGTGGCAGTCGCGATCACTGGACGATCACGCCAAAGCGCATCGCCGAGGTCCAGGCCGTGGTCGCTCGTGAGGTGCCGACGCGAGGGCAGACCACGGAGACTCCGGATGCCCCGGCCTTCGGTCGGGGAGCGCCGCGCGTACCGGCGCGATATTACGAACTGTTGCGCGATCCGGCCAAACGCGATCCGCGCGGGTACATCATTCCCTCGGATCAACCGGATTTCCTGACCGCCACGAAGTTCGTCAACACGCTCATCAAAAATGGCATCACCGTCCATCGGGCTACCCGCGATTTCCAGGTCGGCGGCAAGACCTACAGGGCGGGGTCTTACGTGATCAAGACGGCGCAAGCCTTTCGCCCTCACATCCTCGATATGTTCGAGCCGCAGGATCATCCCGATGACGTTCCTTACCCCGGAGGACCGCCCACGCCGCCTTACGACAATGCCGGCTGGACGCTGGCCTATCAGATGGGCGTGGTTTTCGATCGCATCCTGGACGGCTTCGACGGCCCGTTTGAAAAGATCGTAGGATTGGCCAAACCGCCGGCCGGTCGCGTTATGACGGTGCCCAATGCCGTCGGCTTTTTACTCAGCCACCAGGTCAACGATGCATTCATCGCGATCAACCGATTGCTCCGGGAGGGTGACGAGGTCTACTGGCTCGCTCAGCCATTCACCACCAATGGAAAAACCTA